In Hemicordylus capensis ecotype Gifberg chromosome 3, rHemCap1.1.pri, whole genome shotgun sequence, one DNA window encodes the following:
- the DDX3X gene encoding ATP-dependent RNA helicase DDX3X isoform X1: protein MSHVAVENALGLDQQFAGLDLNSSDAQSGGGTAKGRYIPPHLRNREASKQAGNAYNYTANYYSNSMPPPRSYSPSWDSRGGNGYMNGYDRDSRMNGYDRDRGVFGSRGGSGRDDRGFDGGWNAGRDKDAYSSFGARSDRGSGKSSFFSDRGNGSRGRFDDRGRGSDLDGTGSRGDRSGFGRFDRGGNSRWSDKCDEDDWSKPLPPSERTEQELFAGGNTGINFEKYDDIPVEATGNNCPPHIESFSDVDMGEIVMGNIELTRYTRPTPVQKYAIPIIKEKRDLMACAQTGSGKTAAFLLPILSQIYTDGPGDALRAMKENGRYGRRKQYPISLVLAPTRELAVQIYEEARKFAYRSKVRPCVVYGGADIGQQIRDLERGCHLLVATPGRLVDMMERGKIGLDFCKYLVLDEADRMLDMGFEPQIRRIVEQDTMPPKGVRQTMMFSATFPKEIQMLARDFLEEYIFLAVGRVGSTSENITQKVVWVEESDKRSFLLDLLNATGKDCLGEFQHNSNGSGKDSLTLVFVETKKGADSLEDFLYHEGYACTSIHGDRSQRDREEALHQFRSGRSPILVATAVAARGLDISNVKHVINFDLPSDIEEYVHRIGRTGRVGNLGLATSFFNERNINITKDLLDLLVEAKQEVPSWLENMAYEQHHKGGSSRGRSKGRFSGGFGARDYRTSSSTGGSSFGSSRASSGRSGGGGGGGSGGHGGSRGFGGGYGGFYNSDGYGGNYNSSGVDWWGN from the exons ATGAGTCATGTGGCAGTGGAAAATGCCCTCGGTCTAGATCAGCAG TTTGCTGGTCTAGACTTGAATTCCTCAGACGCTCAGAGTGGAGGAGGAACAGCAA AAGGCCGGTACATTCCTCCTCATTTGCGGAATAGAGAAGCTTCAAAGCAGG CAGGAAATGCCTATAACTATACAGCAAACTACTATTCCAATTCGATGCCACCACCAAGAAGCT ATTCCCCCAGCTGGGACTCTCGTGGAGGTAATGGCTATATGAATGGATATGATCGTGACAGCCGGATGAATGGCTACGATCGTGATCGCGGTGTGTTTGGATCCAGAGGAGGATCTGGACGTGATGACAGAG GGTTTGATGGTGGGTGGAATGCTGGCAGAGACAAGGACGCCTACAGTAGCTTTGGTGCAAGAAGTGACCGTGGCTCAGGAAAATCAAGCTTCTTCAGTGACCGCGGAAATGGCTCAAGAGGAAG ATTTGATGACCGTGGAAGAGGCAGTGACTTGGATGGCACTGGCAGTCGTGGTGATAGGAGTGGCTTTGGCAGATTTGATCGTGGTGGAAATAGTCGCTGGTCTGATAAATGTGATGAAGATGACTGGTCAAAACCACTTCCTCCAAGTGAACGTACGGAACA GGAGCTCTTCGCTGGTGGAAACACTGGCATTAATTTTGAGAAATATGATGACATTCCAGTTGAGGCAACCGGTAACAACTGCCCTCCGCACATTGAAAGT TTCAGCGATGTTGACATGGGGGAAATTGTCATGGGGAACATTGAACTCACTCGCTACACTCGACCTACTCCAGTGCAGAAATATGCGATTCCGATCATCAAAGAGAAGAGAGACTTGATGGCTTGTGCCCAGACAG GGTCTGGGAAAACAGCTGCATTTCTTCTGCCTATTCTGAGTCAAATCTATACAGATGGCCCCGGTGATGCACTGAGAGCTATGAAG GAAAATGGGAGGTATGGCCGCCGCAAGCAATACCCAATCTCATTAGTCTTGGCTCCCACAAGAGAACTGGCAGTGCAGATATATGAAGAGGCCAGAAAG TTTGCATATCGTTCCAAAGTTCGTCCTTGTGTTGTCTATGGTGGGGCTGACATTGGTCAACAGATACGTGACCTGGAACGTGGCTGCCACTTGCTTGTAGCAACTCCAGGTCGTCTTGTAGATATGATGGAGCGGGGAAAGattggactggacttctgcaa ATACTTGGTATTGGATGAAGCCGATCGTATGCTTGATATGGGGTTTGAGCCTCAAATTCGTCGTATTGTTGAACAAGATACAATGCCACCAAAGGGTGTCCGTCAGACTATGATGTTCAGTGCTACCTTTCCAAAGGAAATCCAG ATGCTTGCTCGTGACTTCTTGGAAGAGTATATCTTTCTGGCTGTTGGCAGAGTTGGCTCTACATCTGAGAACATCACACAGAAAGTAGTGTGGGTGGAAGAGTCAGACAAACGGTCATTTCTGCTTGACCTCCTAAATGCCACAGGTAAAGACTGTTTGGGAGAATTCCAACACAACTCTAATGGCTCAG GCAAGGATTCTTTGACTCTGGTGTTTGTGGAGACTAAAAAGGGGGCTGATTCCCTGGAAGATTTCCTGTATCATGAAGGATATGCTTGCACAAGTATCCATGGTGATCGCTCTCAGCGAGACAGAGAAGAAGCATTGCATCAGTTCCGCTCAGGCAGAAGTCCTATCTTGGTTGCCACTGCA GTAGCAGCAAGAGGCCTGGATATTTCAAATGTAAAACATGTAATCAACTTTGATTTGCCAAGTGATATAGAAGAATATGTACATCGCATTGGCCGTACAGGCCGTGTTGGGAACCTTG GCCTTGCCACCTCATTCTTCAATGAAAGGAACATAAATATAACAAAAGACTTGTTAGATCtacttgttgaagctaagcaggaagTGCCATCTTGGCTAGAAAACATGGCATATGAGCAACATCACAAGGGTGGAAGCAGTCGTGGACGATCTAAAGG CCGTTTCAGTGGAGGATTTGGTGCCAGAGATTATCGAACAAGTAGCAGTACTGGTGGCAGTAGCTTTGGCAGCAGTCGTGCCAGCAGTGGCCgcagtggtggcggtggcggtggtggcagcggcggccatGGAGGCAGCAGAGGATTTGGAG GTGGCTATGGCGGCTTCTATAACAGTGATGGATATGGAGGAAACTATAATTCTTCAGGGGTAGATTGGTGGGGCAACTGA
- the DDX3X gene encoding ATP-dependent RNA helicase DDX3X isoform X3: MSHVAVENALGLDQQFAGLDLNSSDAQSGGGTAKGRYIPPHLRNREASKQDSPSWDSRGGNGYMNGYDRDSRMNGYDRDRGVFGSRGGSGRDDRGFDGGWNAGRDKDAYSSFGARSDRGSGKSSFFSDRGNGSRGRFDDRGRGSDLDGTGSRGDRSGFGRFDRGGNSRWSDKCDEDDWSKPLPPSERTEQELFAGGNTGINFEKYDDIPVEATGNNCPPHIESFSDVDMGEIVMGNIELTRYTRPTPVQKYAIPIIKEKRDLMACAQTGSGKTAAFLLPILSQIYTDGPGDALRAMKENGRYGRRKQYPISLVLAPTRELAVQIYEEARKFAYRSKVRPCVVYGGADIGQQIRDLERGCHLLVATPGRLVDMMERGKIGLDFCKYLVLDEADRMLDMGFEPQIRRIVEQDTMPPKGVRQTMMFSATFPKEIQMLARDFLEEYIFLAVGRVGSTSENITQKVVWVEESDKRSFLLDLLNATGKDCLGEFQHNSNGSGKDSLTLVFVETKKGADSLEDFLYHEGYACTSIHGDRSQRDREEALHQFRSGRSPILVATAVAARGLDISNVKHVINFDLPSDIEEYVHRIGRTGRVGNLGLATSFFNERNINITKDLLDLLVEAKQEVPSWLENMAYEQHHKGGSSRGRSKGRFSGGFGARDYRTSSSTGGSSFGSSRASSGRSGGGGGGGSGGHGGSRGFGGGYGGFYNSDGYGGNYNSSGVDWWGN; this comes from the exons ATGAGTCATGTGGCAGTGGAAAATGCCCTCGGTCTAGATCAGCAG TTTGCTGGTCTAGACTTGAATTCCTCAGACGCTCAGAGTGGAGGAGGAACAGCAA AAGGCCGGTACATTCCTCCTCATTTGCGGAATAGAGAAGCTTCAAAGCAGG ATTCCCCCAGCTGGGACTCTCGTGGAGGTAATGGCTATATGAATGGATATGATCGTGACAGCCGGATGAATGGCTACGATCGTGATCGCGGTGTGTTTGGATCCAGAGGAGGATCTGGACGTGATGACAGAG GGTTTGATGGTGGGTGGAATGCTGGCAGAGACAAGGACGCCTACAGTAGCTTTGGTGCAAGAAGTGACCGTGGCTCAGGAAAATCAAGCTTCTTCAGTGACCGCGGAAATGGCTCAAGAGGAAG ATTTGATGACCGTGGAAGAGGCAGTGACTTGGATGGCACTGGCAGTCGTGGTGATAGGAGTGGCTTTGGCAGATTTGATCGTGGTGGAAATAGTCGCTGGTCTGATAAATGTGATGAAGATGACTGGTCAAAACCACTTCCTCCAAGTGAACGTACGGAACA GGAGCTCTTCGCTGGTGGAAACACTGGCATTAATTTTGAGAAATATGATGACATTCCAGTTGAGGCAACCGGTAACAACTGCCCTCCGCACATTGAAAGT TTCAGCGATGTTGACATGGGGGAAATTGTCATGGGGAACATTGAACTCACTCGCTACACTCGACCTACTCCAGTGCAGAAATATGCGATTCCGATCATCAAAGAGAAGAGAGACTTGATGGCTTGTGCCCAGACAG GGTCTGGGAAAACAGCTGCATTTCTTCTGCCTATTCTGAGTCAAATCTATACAGATGGCCCCGGTGATGCACTGAGAGCTATGAAG GAAAATGGGAGGTATGGCCGCCGCAAGCAATACCCAATCTCATTAGTCTTGGCTCCCACAAGAGAACTGGCAGTGCAGATATATGAAGAGGCCAGAAAG TTTGCATATCGTTCCAAAGTTCGTCCTTGTGTTGTCTATGGTGGGGCTGACATTGGTCAACAGATACGTGACCTGGAACGTGGCTGCCACTTGCTTGTAGCAACTCCAGGTCGTCTTGTAGATATGATGGAGCGGGGAAAGattggactggacttctgcaa ATACTTGGTATTGGATGAAGCCGATCGTATGCTTGATATGGGGTTTGAGCCTCAAATTCGTCGTATTGTTGAACAAGATACAATGCCACCAAAGGGTGTCCGTCAGACTATGATGTTCAGTGCTACCTTTCCAAAGGAAATCCAG ATGCTTGCTCGTGACTTCTTGGAAGAGTATATCTTTCTGGCTGTTGGCAGAGTTGGCTCTACATCTGAGAACATCACACAGAAAGTAGTGTGGGTGGAAGAGTCAGACAAACGGTCATTTCTGCTTGACCTCCTAAATGCCACAGGTAAAGACTGTTTGGGAGAATTCCAACACAACTCTAATGGCTCAG GCAAGGATTCTTTGACTCTGGTGTTTGTGGAGACTAAAAAGGGGGCTGATTCCCTGGAAGATTTCCTGTATCATGAAGGATATGCTTGCACAAGTATCCATGGTGATCGCTCTCAGCGAGACAGAGAAGAAGCATTGCATCAGTTCCGCTCAGGCAGAAGTCCTATCTTGGTTGCCACTGCA GTAGCAGCAAGAGGCCTGGATATTTCAAATGTAAAACATGTAATCAACTTTGATTTGCCAAGTGATATAGAAGAATATGTACATCGCATTGGCCGTACAGGCCGTGTTGGGAACCTTG GCCTTGCCACCTCATTCTTCAATGAAAGGAACATAAATATAACAAAAGACTTGTTAGATCtacttgttgaagctaagcaggaagTGCCATCTTGGCTAGAAAACATGGCATATGAGCAACATCACAAGGGTGGAAGCAGTCGTGGACGATCTAAAGG CCGTTTCAGTGGAGGATTTGGTGCCAGAGATTATCGAACAAGTAGCAGTACTGGTGGCAGTAGCTTTGGCAGCAGTCGTGCCAGCAGTGGCCgcagtggtggcggtggcggtggtggcagcggcggccatGGAGGCAGCAGAGGATTTGGAG GTGGCTATGGCGGCTTCTATAACAGTGATGGATATGGAGGAAACTATAATTCTTCAGGGGTAGATTGGTGGGGCAACTGA
- the DDX3X gene encoding ATP-dependent RNA helicase DDX3X isoform X5, protein MSHVAVENALGLDQQFAGLDLNSSDAQSGGGTAKGRYIPPHLRNREASKQGFDGGWNAGRDKDAYSSFGARSDRGSGKSSFFSDRGNGSRGRFDDRGRGSDLDGTGSRGDRSGFGRFDRGGNSRWSDKCDEDDWSKPLPPSERTEQELFAGGNTGINFEKYDDIPVEATGNNCPPHIESFSDVDMGEIVMGNIELTRYTRPTPVQKYAIPIIKEKRDLMACAQTGSGKTAAFLLPILSQIYTDGPGDALRAMKENGRYGRRKQYPISLVLAPTRELAVQIYEEARKFAYRSKVRPCVVYGGADIGQQIRDLERGCHLLVATPGRLVDMMERGKIGLDFCKYLVLDEADRMLDMGFEPQIRRIVEQDTMPPKGVRQTMMFSATFPKEIQMLARDFLEEYIFLAVGRVGSTSENITQKVVWVEESDKRSFLLDLLNATGKDCLGEFQHNSNGSGKDSLTLVFVETKKGADSLEDFLYHEGYACTSIHGDRSQRDREEALHQFRSGRSPILVATAVAARGLDISNVKHVINFDLPSDIEEYVHRIGRTGRVGNLGLATSFFNERNINITKDLLDLLVEAKQEVPSWLENMAYEQHHKGGSSRGRSKGRFSGGFGARDYRTSSSTGGSSFGSSRASSGRSGGGGGGGSGGHGGSRGFGGGYGGFYNSDGYGGNYNSSGVDWWGN, encoded by the exons ATGAGTCATGTGGCAGTGGAAAATGCCCTCGGTCTAGATCAGCAG TTTGCTGGTCTAGACTTGAATTCCTCAGACGCTCAGAGTGGAGGAGGAACAGCAA AAGGCCGGTACATTCCTCCTCATTTGCGGAATAGAGAAGCTTCAAAGCAGG GGTTTGATGGTGGGTGGAATGCTGGCAGAGACAAGGACGCCTACAGTAGCTTTGGTGCAAGAAGTGACCGTGGCTCAGGAAAATCAAGCTTCTTCAGTGACCGCGGAAATGGCTCAAGAGGAAG ATTTGATGACCGTGGAAGAGGCAGTGACTTGGATGGCACTGGCAGTCGTGGTGATAGGAGTGGCTTTGGCAGATTTGATCGTGGTGGAAATAGTCGCTGGTCTGATAAATGTGATGAAGATGACTGGTCAAAACCACTTCCTCCAAGTGAACGTACGGAACA GGAGCTCTTCGCTGGTGGAAACACTGGCATTAATTTTGAGAAATATGATGACATTCCAGTTGAGGCAACCGGTAACAACTGCCCTCCGCACATTGAAAGT TTCAGCGATGTTGACATGGGGGAAATTGTCATGGGGAACATTGAACTCACTCGCTACACTCGACCTACTCCAGTGCAGAAATATGCGATTCCGATCATCAAAGAGAAGAGAGACTTGATGGCTTGTGCCCAGACAG GGTCTGGGAAAACAGCTGCATTTCTTCTGCCTATTCTGAGTCAAATCTATACAGATGGCCCCGGTGATGCACTGAGAGCTATGAAG GAAAATGGGAGGTATGGCCGCCGCAAGCAATACCCAATCTCATTAGTCTTGGCTCCCACAAGAGAACTGGCAGTGCAGATATATGAAGAGGCCAGAAAG TTTGCATATCGTTCCAAAGTTCGTCCTTGTGTTGTCTATGGTGGGGCTGACATTGGTCAACAGATACGTGACCTGGAACGTGGCTGCCACTTGCTTGTAGCAACTCCAGGTCGTCTTGTAGATATGATGGAGCGGGGAAAGattggactggacttctgcaa ATACTTGGTATTGGATGAAGCCGATCGTATGCTTGATATGGGGTTTGAGCCTCAAATTCGTCGTATTGTTGAACAAGATACAATGCCACCAAAGGGTGTCCGTCAGACTATGATGTTCAGTGCTACCTTTCCAAAGGAAATCCAG ATGCTTGCTCGTGACTTCTTGGAAGAGTATATCTTTCTGGCTGTTGGCAGAGTTGGCTCTACATCTGAGAACATCACACAGAAAGTAGTGTGGGTGGAAGAGTCAGACAAACGGTCATTTCTGCTTGACCTCCTAAATGCCACAGGTAAAGACTGTTTGGGAGAATTCCAACACAACTCTAATGGCTCAG GCAAGGATTCTTTGACTCTGGTGTTTGTGGAGACTAAAAAGGGGGCTGATTCCCTGGAAGATTTCCTGTATCATGAAGGATATGCTTGCACAAGTATCCATGGTGATCGCTCTCAGCGAGACAGAGAAGAAGCATTGCATCAGTTCCGCTCAGGCAGAAGTCCTATCTTGGTTGCCACTGCA GTAGCAGCAAGAGGCCTGGATATTTCAAATGTAAAACATGTAATCAACTTTGATTTGCCAAGTGATATAGAAGAATATGTACATCGCATTGGCCGTACAGGCCGTGTTGGGAACCTTG GCCTTGCCACCTCATTCTTCAATGAAAGGAACATAAATATAACAAAAGACTTGTTAGATCtacttgttgaagctaagcaggaagTGCCATCTTGGCTAGAAAACATGGCATATGAGCAACATCACAAGGGTGGAAGCAGTCGTGGACGATCTAAAGG CCGTTTCAGTGGAGGATTTGGTGCCAGAGATTATCGAACAAGTAGCAGTACTGGTGGCAGTAGCTTTGGCAGCAGTCGTGCCAGCAGTGGCCgcagtggtggcggtggcggtggtggcagcggcggccatGGAGGCAGCAGAGGATTTGGAG GTGGCTATGGCGGCTTCTATAACAGTGATGGATATGGAGGAAACTATAATTCTTCAGGGGTAGATTGGTGGGGCAACTGA
- the DDX3X gene encoding ATP-dependent RNA helicase DDX3X isoform X2: protein MSHVAVENALGLDQQFAGLDLNSSDAQSGGGTAKGRYIPPHLRNREASKQAGNAYNYTANYYSNSMPPPRSYSPSWDSRGGNGYMNGYDRDSRMNGYDRDRGVFGSRGGSGRDDRGFDGGWNAGRDKDAYSSFGARSDRGSGKSSFFSDRGNGSRGRFDDRGRGSDLDGTGSRGDRSGFGRFDRGGNSRWSDKCDEDDWSKPLPPSERTEQELFAGGNTGINFEKYDDIPVEATGNNCPPHIESFSDVDMGEIVMGNIELTRYTRPTPVQKYAIPIIKEKRDLMACAQTGSGKTAAFLLPILSQIYTDGPGDALRAMKENGRYGRRKQYPISLVLAPTRELAVQIYEEARKFAYRSKVRPCVVYGGADIGQQIRDLERGCHLLVATPGRLVDMMERGKIGLDFCKYLVLDEADRMLDMGFEPQIRRIVEQDTMPPKGVRQTMMFSATFPKEIQMLARDFLEEYIFLAVGRVGSTSENITQKVVWVEESDKRSFLLDLLNATGKDSLTLVFVETKKGADSLEDFLYHEGYACTSIHGDRSQRDREEALHQFRSGRSPILVATAVAARGLDISNVKHVINFDLPSDIEEYVHRIGRTGRVGNLGLATSFFNERNINITKDLLDLLVEAKQEVPSWLENMAYEQHHKGGSSRGRSKGRFSGGFGARDYRTSSSTGGSSFGSSRASSGRSGGGGGGGSGGHGGSRGFGGGYGGFYNSDGYGGNYNSSGVDWWGN from the exons ATGAGTCATGTGGCAGTGGAAAATGCCCTCGGTCTAGATCAGCAG TTTGCTGGTCTAGACTTGAATTCCTCAGACGCTCAGAGTGGAGGAGGAACAGCAA AAGGCCGGTACATTCCTCCTCATTTGCGGAATAGAGAAGCTTCAAAGCAGG CAGGAAATGCCTATAACTATACAGCAAACTACTATTCCAATTCGATGCCACCACCAAGAAGCT ATTCCCCCAGCTGGGACTCTCGTGGAGGTAATGGCTATATGAATGGATATGATCGTGACAGCCGGATGAATGGCTACGATCGTGATCGCGGTGTGTTTGGATCCAGAGGAGGATCTGGACGTGATGACAGAG GGTTTGATGGTGGGTGGAATGCTGGCAGAGACAAGGACGCCTACAGTAGCTTTGGTGCAAGAAGTGACCGTGGCTCAGGAAAATCAAGCTTCTTCAGTGACCGCGGAAATGGCTCAAGAGGAAG ATTTGATGACCGTGGAAGAGGCAGTGACTTGGATGGCACTGGCAGTCGTGGTGATAGGAGTGGCTTTGGCAGATTTGATCGTGGTGGAAATAGTCGCTGGTCTGATAAATGTGATGAAGATGACTGGTCAAAACCACTTCCTCCAAGTGAACGTACGGAACA GGAGCTCTTCGCTGGTGGAAACACTGGCATTAATTTTGAGAAATATGATGACATTCCAGTTGAGGCAACCGGTAACAACTGCCCTCCGCACATTGAAAGT TTCAGCGATGTTGACATGGGGGAAATTGTCATGGGGAACATTGAACTCACTCGCTACACTCGACCTACTCCAGTGCAGAAATATGCGATTCCGATCATCAAAGAGAAGAGAGACTTGATGGCTTGTGCCCAGACAG GGTCTGGGAAAACAGCTGCATTTCTTCTGCCTATTCTGAGTCAAATCTATACAGATGGCCCCGGTGATGCACTGAGAGCTATGAAG GAAAATGGGAGGTATGGCCGCCGCAAGCAATACCCAATCTCATTAGTCTTGGCTCCCACAAGAGAACTGGCAGTGCAGATATATGAAGAGGCCAGAAAG TTTGCATATCGTTCCAAAGTTCGTCCTTGTGTTGTCTATGGTGGGGCTGACATTGGTCAACAGATACGTGACCTGGAACGTGGCTGCCACTTGCTTGTAGCAACTCCAGGTCGTCTTGTAGATATGATGGAGCGGGGAAAGattggactggacttctgcaa ATACTTGGTATTGGATGAAGCCGATCGTATGCTTGATATGGGGTTTGAGCCTCAAATTCGTCGTATTGTTGAACAAGATACAATGCCACCAAAGGGTGTCCGTCAGACTATGATGTTCAGTGCTACCTTTCCAAAGGAAATCCAG ATGCTTGCTCGTGACTTCTTGGAAGAGTATATCTTTCTGGCTGTTGGCAGAGTTGGCTCTACATCTGAGAACATCACACAGAAAGTAGTGTGGGTGGAAGAGTCAGACAAACGGTCATTTCTGCTTGACCTCCTAAATGCCACAG GCAAGGATTCTTTGACTCTGGTGTTTGTGGAGACTAAAAAGGGGGCTGATTCCCTGGAAGATTTCCTGTATCATGAAGGATATGCTTGCACAAGTATCCATGGTGATCGCTCTCAGCGAGACAGAGAAGAAGCATTGCATCAGTTCCGCTCAGGCAGAAGTCCTATCTTGGTTGCCACTGCA GTAGCAGCAAGAGGCCTGGATATTTCAAATGTAAAACATGTAATCAACTTTGATTTGCCAAGTGATATAGAAGAATATGTACATCGCATTGGCCGTACAGGCCGTGTTGGGAACCTTG GCCTTGCCACCTCATTCTTCAATGAAAGGAACATAAATATAACAAAAGACTTGTTAGATCtacttgttgaagctaagcaggaagTGCCATCTTGGCTAGAAAACATGGCATATGAGCAACATCACAAGGGTGGAAGCAGTCGTGGACGATCTAAAGG CCGTTTCAGTGGAGGATTTGGTGCCAGAGATTATCGAACAAGTAGCAGTACTGGTGGCAGTAGCTTTGGCAGCAGTCGTGCCAGCAGTGGCCgcagtggtggcggtggcggtggtggcagcggcggccatGGAGGCAGCAGAGGATTTGGAG GTGGCTATGGCGGCTTCTATAACAGTGATGGATATGGAGGAAACTATAATTCTTCAGGGGTAGATTGGTGGGGCAACTGA
- the DDX3X gene encoding ATP-dependent RNA helicase DDX3X isoform X4 yields MSHVAVENALGLDQQFAGLDLNSSDAQSGGGTAKGRYIPPHLRNREASKQDSPSWDSRGGNGYMNGYDRDSRMNGYDRDRGVFGSRGGSGRDDRGFDGGWNAGRDKDAYSSFGARSDRGSGKSSFFSDRGNGSRGRFDDRGRGSDLDGTGSRGDRSGFGRFDRGGNSRWSDKCDEDDWSKPLPPSERTEQELFAGGNTGINFEKYDDIPVEATGNNCPPHIESFSDVDMGEIVMGNIELTRYTRPTPVQKYAIPIIKEKRDLMACAQTGSGKTAAFLLPILSQIYTDGPGDALRAMKENGRYGRRKQYPISLVLAPTRELAVQIYEEARKFAYRSKVRPCVVYGGADIGQQIRDLERGCHLLVATPGRLVDMMERGKIGLDFCKYLVLDEADRMLDMGFEPQIRRIVEQDTMPPKGVRQTMMFSATFPKEIQMLARDFLEEYIFLAVGRVGSTSENITQKVVWVEESDKRSFLLDLLNATGKDSLTLVFVETKKGADSLEDFLYHEGYACTSIHGDRSQRDREEALHQFRSGRSPILVATAVAARGLDISNVKHVINFDLPSDIEEYVHRIGRTGRVGNLGLATSFFNERNINITKDLLDLLVEAKQEVPSWLENMAYEQHHKGGSSRGRSKGRFSGGFGARDYRTSSSTGGSSFGSSRASSGRSGGGGGGGSGGHGGSRGFGGGYGGFYNSDGYGGNYNSSGVDWWGN; encoded by the exons ATGAGTCATGTGGCAGTGGAAAATGCCCTCGGTCTAGATCAGCAG TTTGCTGGTCTAGACTTGAATTCCTCAGACGCTCAGAGTGGAGGAGGAACAGCAA AAGGCCGGTACATTCCTCCTCATTTGCGGAATAGAGAAGCTTCAAAGCAGG ATTCCCCCAGCTGGGACTCTCGTGGAGGTAATGGCTATATGAATGGATATGATCGTGACAGCCGGATGAATGGCTACGATCGTGATCGCGGTGTGTTTGGATCCAGAGGAGGATCTGGACGTGATGACAGAG GGTTTGATGGTGGGTGGAATGCTGGCAGAGACAAGGACGCCTACAGTAGCTTTGGTGCAAGAAGTGACCGTGGCTCAGGAAAATCAAGCTTCTTCAGTGACCGCGGAAATGGCTCAAGAGGAAG ATTTGATGACCGTGGAAGAGGCAGTGACTTGGATGGCACTGGCAGTCGTGGTGATAGGAGTGGCTTTGGCAGATTTGATCGTGGTGGAAATAGTCGCTGGTCTGATAAATGTGATGAAGATGACTGGTCAAAACCACTTCCTCCAAGTGAACGTACGGAACA GGAGCTCTTCGCTGGTGGAAACACTGGCATTAATTTTGAGAAATATGATGACATTCCAGTTGAGGCAACCGGTAACAACTGCCCTCCGCACATTGAAAGT TTCAGCGATGTTGACATGGGGGAAATTGTCATGGGGAACATTGAACTCACTCGCTACACTCGACCTACTCCAGTGCAGAAATATGCGATTCCGATCATCAAAGAGAAGAGAGACTTGATGGCTTGTGCCCAGACAG GGTCTGGGAAAACAGCTGCATTTCTTCTGCCTATTCTGAGTCAAATCTATACAGATGGCCCCGGTGATGCACTGAGAGCTATGAAG GAAAATGGGAGGTATGGCCGCCGCAAGCAATACCCAATCTCATTAGTCTTGGCTCCCACAAGAGAACTGGCAGTGCAGATATATGAAGAGGCCAGAAAG TTTGCATATCGTTCCAAAGTTCGTCCTTGTGTTGTCTATGGTGGGGCTGACATTGGTCAACAGATACGTGACCTGGAACGTGGCTGCCACTTGCTTGTAGCAACTCCAGGTCGTCTTGTAGATATGATGGAGCGGGGAAAGattggactggacttctgcaa ATACTTGGTATTGGATGAAGCCGATCGTATGCTTGATATGGGGTTTGAGCCTCAAATTCGTCGTATTGTTGAACAAGATACAATGCCACCAAAGGGTGTCCGTCAGACTATGATGTTCAGTGCTACCTTTCCAAAGGAAATCCAG ATGCTTGCTCGTGACTTCTTGGAAGAGTATATCTTTCTGGCTGTTGGCAGAGTTGGCTCTACATCTGAGAACATCACACAGAAAGTAGTGTGGGTGGAAGAGTCAGACAAACGGTCATTTCTGCTTGACCTCCTAAATGCCACAG GCAAGGATTCTTTGACTCTGGTGTTTGTGGAGACTAAAAAGGGGGCTGATTCCCTGGAAGATTTCCTGTATCATGAAGGATATGCTTGCACAAGTATCCATGGTGATCGCTCTCAGCGAGACAGAGAAGAAGCATTGCATCAGTTCCGCTCAGGCAGAAGTCCTATCTTGGTTGCCACTGCA GTAGCAGCAAGAGGCCTGGATATTTCAAATGTAAAACATGTAATCAACTTTGATTTGCCAAGTGATATAGAAGAATATGTACATCGCATTGGCCGTACAGGCCGTGTTGGGAACCTTG GCCTTGCCACCTCATTCTTCAATGAAAGGAACATAAATATAACAAAAGACTTGTTAGATCtacttgttgaagctaagcaggaagTGCCATCTTGGCTAGAAAACATGGCATATGAGCAACATCACAAGGGTGGAAGCAGTCGTGGACGATCTAAAGG CCGTTTCAGTGGAGGATTTGGTGCCAGAGATTATCGAACAAGTAGCAGTACTGGTGGCAGTAGCTTTGGCAGCAGTCGTGCCAGCAGTGGCCgcagtggtggcggtggcggtggtggcagcggcggccatGGAGGCAGCAGAGGATTTGGAG GTGGCTATGGCGGCTTCTATAACAGTGATGGATATGGAGGAAACTATAATTCTTCAGGGGTAGATTGGTGGGGCAACTGA